Proteins from one Dysgonomonas sp. HDW5A genomic window:
- a CDS encoding rhomboid family intramembrane serine protease → MKHTNKYTQLLNNLKYRDSLSQLIIINVAVFLVIALLRVFVVLFEIPAPDLRPYIEISSSISYTFKHIWVLFTYMFVHYDVLHILFNMLMLYWFGRIFLTYFTPKNLIALYLLGGLAGALFYMLTFNTIPYFVKMNPSSMIGASASVMAIIFGAAFYNRDQEVMMFLFGRIKIVYIAVFIFALDFLALGGSSNQGGHIAHIGGAMLGYFYATQYKKGKDITRWINLLIDKIVNLFKAKPNMRVTRKNNKSEDDFSYNQRKHNESLEVDRILDKIKQSGYNSLNDDEKKRLFDASNK, encoded by the coding sequence ATGAAGCATACTAATAAATATACTCAATTATTGAATAATCTAAAGTATCGCGATTCATTGTCACAATTGATAATCATTAATGTGGCAGTGTTTCTTGTGATTGCATTGTTGAGAGTTTTTGTAGTTCTTTTCGAAATACCTGCTCCCGATTTGCGACCCTATATCGAGATATCTTCGAGCATTAGTTATACGTTTAAGCATATTTGGGTATTATTTACCTATATGTTTGTACATTATGATGTTTTGCATATTCTATTCAATATGTTGATGCTTTATTGGTTTGGACGTATATTCCTTACTTATTTTACCCCTAAAAATTTAATTGCTCTGTATCTATTAGGGGGATTGGCCGGTGCTTTATTCTATATGCTGACATTTAATACAATTCCTTATTTTGTAAAGATGAATCCTTCTTCTATGATTGGAGCTTCCGCCTCAGTTATGGCTATTATATTTGGAGCGGCTTTTTATAATAGAGATCAGGAAGTGATGATGTTTCTTTTTGGGCGTATAAAGATTGTGTACATTGCTGTATTTATATTTGCTCTCGACTTTTTAGCTTTAGGGGGATCATCTAATCAAGGAGGACATATTGCCCATATTGGAGGTGCTATGTTAGGCTATTTTTATGCGACTCAATATAAAAAAGGAAAAGATATTACTCGTTGGATTAATCTTTTAATCGATAAGATTGTTAATCTATTTAAGGCTAAGCCGAATATGAGGGTTACGCGAAAGAATAATAAATCAGAGGATGATTTTAGTTACAATCAGCGTAAGCATAATGAATCATTGGAGGTAGACCGTATCTTGGATAAGATTAAACAGTCGGGCTACAATAGCTTGAATGATGACGAAAAAAAACGATTATTCGATGCAAGTAACAAGTAA
- a CDS encoding endonuclease/exonuclease/phosphatase family protein: MMTKKNDYSMQVTSKQLIDYIRRTFRSIVLGINVFTLLLLLSSYLSWSVSPDRSLLFAYLGLAFPFTLTANLLILTFWIVTSKWKIVLFNVIVLIICYSPITTYFPINVFSKSPPEDSIKILSYNVRGFNWELDRKWNKDQPMVQYLKSVDADIICMQEYVVSTNDKHASTRNLQRVLKVYPYYSVIPLRPSNGRYEYGLACFSKYPIKSIKSIPIETSDNGAAMYTIDVNGKMITVINNHLESNRLTSKDKKMYKDFLRARDSRRLDEVTQSLDSKLGVAFRKRAPQADMVAQYIAERTTDAIIVCGDFNDSPISYSYRTIKKDLKDAYAETGFGPGITYHENHFWFRIDFIMYSKNLKAYKCTVDKVKLSDHYPIWTYLSFK; the protein is encoded by the coding sequence ATGATGACGAAAAAAAACGATTATTCGATGCAAGTAACAAGTAAACAGCTAATTGATTATATTAGACGTACTTTTCGATCTATTGTATTGGGTATAAACGTATTTACCTTATTGCTTCTCTTGAGTTCTTACTTAAGTTGGAGTGTTTCGCCTGATCGCTCTCTTTTATTCGCTTATCTGGGGTTAGCATTTCCTTTTACTCTTACGGCAAATTTATTGATCCTTACTTTTTGGATCGTAACATCTAAGTGGAAAATTGTATTATTTAATGTCATCGTATTAATAATCTGCTACAGCCCTATAACGACTTATTTTCCTATTAATGTTTTCTCTAAATCACCACCTGAAGATAGTATTAAGATATTATCATACAATGTTCGGGGCTTTAACTGGGAATTGGATCGAAAATGGAATAAAGATCAGCCCATGGTGCAGTATCTGAAATCTGTAGATGCCGATATTATCTGTATGCAAGAGTATGTTGTTTCGACAAATGATAAACATGCGAGTACACGTAATCTGCAAAGAGTGCTAAAGGTTTATCCTTACTATTCGGTGATACCTTTGCGTCCTAGCAATGGGCGGTATGAGTACGGTTTGGCGTGTTTTTCCAAATACCCGATTAAATCTATCAAGAGTATACCTATTGAGACTTCTGATAACGGGGCAGCCATGTATACAATAGATGTAAACGGAAAAATGATTACAGTGATAAATAATCATTTGGAATCTAATCGGTTGACATCTAAAGATAAAAAAATGTATAAGGATTTTCTAAGAGCCCGCGATTCTCGTAGATTAGATGAGGTAACTCAAAGTCTTGATAGTAAATTAGGTGTTGCTTTTCGAAAAAGAGCGCCACAAGCAGATATGGTAGCACAATATATTGCCGAACGAACAACTGATGCGATAATTGTATGTGGCGATTTTAATGATAGTCCCATATCTTATTCTTATAGAACTATAAAAAAAGATTTAAAAGATGCATATGCCGAAACAGGCTTTGGTCCCGGCATAACTTATCATGAAAACCATTTTTGGTTTAGAATTGATTTTATTATGTATTCAAAGAATCTAAAAGCATATAAATGTACCGTCGATAAAGTGAAACTCTCCGATCATTACCCGATTTGGACATATTTAAGTTTTAAGTAG